Proteins found in one Polyangiaceae bacterium genomic segment:
- the tnpB gene encoding IS66 family insertion sequence element accessory protein TnpB (TnpB, as the term is used for proteins encoded by IS66 family insertion elements, is considered an accessory protein, since TnpC, encoded by a neighboring gene, is a DDE family transposase.), translating into MLTLPSSVQIYLAVEPVDLRRGHDGLSKIVRGQWGLDVFAGHLFVFLGRRLDRCKILFWDRGGLVLYYKRLERGRFRLPRVTRDGAAVLMDGTELAMLLDGIDVANVKRPVAWTPSTKKAQPSISGIDKRIAI; encoded by the coding sequence GTGCTGACACTACCGTCCAGCGTTCAGATCTACTTGGCCGTCGAGCCCGTCGACCTGCGCCGAGGCCACGACGGGCTGTCCAAGATCGTGCGCGGCCAGTGGGGACTCGACGTGTTTGCCGGTCACTTGTTCGTGTTCCTGGGCCGGCGACTCGATCGCTGCAAGATCCTGTTCTGGGATCGCGGGGGCCTGGTGCTGTACTACAAGCGCCTCGAGCGCGGTCGGTTTCGTCTGCCTCGTGTGACGCGTGATGGAGCCGCTGTGTTGATGGACGGCACGGAGCTCGCCATGCTCCTCGATGGGATTGACGTGGCCAATGTGAAACGACCGGTTGCGTGGACGCCGTCGACGAAAAAGGCGCAGCCAAGCATTTCGGGGATCGACAAACGGATCGCGATATGA
- a CDS encoding IS66 family transposase, with protein sequence MVPPPDDHDCGWKAYAHAQQAQLEELSAKLQTVTEKLAELERRKRGHRSERRKPAKMPPPTPKPSDKSRSRGAPIHDAQLESETIPVPVPPQLCRCPECGNDKLRRVGKGKPSTVYEWIPGRFRRRIFQRETLSCRCGYIVTAPAPERVGEKTRYAPSFIAHLIVNKCGDTNPQYRLEKAYKNLGIPISRSTMCSLLHRGAGELRPLYDAMLRHVPEAEDVHADETSARQQGLDKRAYMWTFVTPTFVVYRYATTRSGSVPEAVLGDSQGRLVVDQYTGYNKVTAPGRRLRAGCLAHARRKIFEQSEHPETTEALDLIGEIYKLEASAKAAGILGTPAHLQMRIDKTRPLFAKLLCWGRRHRGGFPPRSGMAKAIRYLLKNFRELGVFLRHPTIPPDNNVAEASLRRIALGRSNYLFYGHEDAGQNFAVLYSLVASCEKHGVNAIDYLADVLIRVQSHPANRIDELLPHKWRPPDSPGA encoded by the coding sequence AGCGGCGTAAGCGGGGCCATCGCAGTGAGCGGCGCAAACCGGCGAAGATGCCACCGCCGACCCCCAAGCCAAGCGACAAGTCCAGAAGCCGTGGCGCTCCCATCCACGACGCGCAACTCGAGTCCGAGACGATCCCTGTGCCGGTCCCTCCGCAGCTGTGCCGCTGTCCGGAGTGCGGCAACGACAAGCTGCGACGTGTTGGCAAAGGCAAGCCCTCGACCGTCTACGAATGGATCCCGGGGCGTTTCCGTCGTCGGATCTTCCAGCGTGAAACGCTGTCGTGTCGTTGTGGCTACATCGTCACCGCTCCAGCGCCCGAGCGAGTCGGGGAAAAGACACGCTACGCCCCGAGCTTCATCGCGCACCTCATCGTCAACAAGTGCGGCGACACCAACCCGCAGTATCGACTGGAGAAGGCCTACAAGAATCTGGGCATTCCGATCTCGCGCAGCACGATGTGCTCGCTCTTGCATCGCGGCGCTGGCGAGTTGCGGCCGCTGTACGACGCCATGCTGCGTCACGTGCCCGAAGCCGAAGACGTCCACGCGGACGAGACCAGTGCTCGACAGCAAGGCCTCGACAAGCGCGCATACATGTGGACCTTCGTCACGCCGACCTTCGTCGTGTATCGCTACGCCACGACTCGCAGCGGTAGCGTACCGGAGGCGGTGCTTGGAGATTCCCAAGGTCGCCTCGTCGTCGACCAGTACACCGGATACAACAAGGTCACGGCACCGGGGCGCCGCCTCCGTGCAGGATGCTTGGCTCATGCACGGCGAAAGATCTTCGAGCAGTCCGAGCACCCCGAAACCACTGAAGCCCTGGACTTGATCGGCGAGATCTACAAGCTCGAGGCCAGTGCCAAAGCCGCAGGCATCCTCGGCACGCCTGCACACCTGCAGATGCGCATCGACAAGACCCGGCCCCTCTTTGCCAAGCTGCTTTGCTGGGGCCGCCGACACCGCGGAGGCTTTCCTCCGCGCTCGGGCATGGCCAAGGCCATCCGCTACCTGCTCAAAAACTTTCGCGAGCTTGGCGTGTTCCTGCGACACCCGACGATCCCGCCGGACAACAACGTTGCCGAAGCATCTCTCAGGCGCATCGCTTTGGGCCGCTCCAACTACCTTTTCTACGGGCACGAGGACGCCGGTCAGAACTTCGCGGTGCTCTACTCCCTGGTGGCGAGCTGCGAAAAGCACGGCGTCAACGCCATCGACTACCTGGCCGACGTCCTCATCCGCGTGCAGTCTCACCCTGCCAACCGAATCGACGAGCTCCTGCCACACAAGTGGCGGCCCCCCGACTCGCCCGGGGCATAG